In one Lycium barbarum isolate Lr01 chromosome 7, ASM1917538v2, whole genome shotgun sequence genomic region, the following are encoded:
- the LOC132603845 gene encoding probable LRR receptor-like serine/threonine-protein kinase At1g63430 isoform X2: protein MVFSNWNALDSDPCDWSGISCSMARDHVVKINISGVSLKGFVSPNLHFITSLQELILHGNTLIGTIPKEIGLLKNLKVLDLGSNQLTGPIPLQLGNLSNIIKINLQANALTGKLPSEIGDLKYLQELRLDRNKLKGTLPASNGSNSTSSAHGMYVSGAKPTGLCRLSQLRVADFSFNFFFGSIPKCLDYLTKSSFQGNCLQAKDPKQRSTALCGSTPPAKSHAAQTNNKHRLVEGRAKHQSASKPTWLLALEVVTGVIAGSLLLVAILTAIQKCKNKSSIIIPWKKSASEKDHMTVYVDTEMLKDVLRYNRQELEVACEDFSNIIGSSPDSLVYKGTMKGGPEIAVISLCIKEEQWTAYLELYFQKEIAELARINHDNTAKLLGYCRESSPFTRMLVFEYASNGTLYEHLHYGEGCQLSWTRRMKIVIGIAKGLKYLHSELDPPFTISELNSNSVYLTEDFSPKLVDFESWKSIIARSEKNSGAISSEGAMCVLPNSLESRHLDIQGNIYAFGVLLLEIISGRPPSCKDKGCLVDWAKEFLEVPEVLPYVVDPELKHFKYEDLKVICEVVNLCIHPNSISRTSMRDLCVMLESEIDTSITAELKASSLAWAELLSS from the exons ATGGTATTTTCAAATTGGAATGCTTTAGATTCAGATCCTTGTGACTGGTCTGGAATTTCTTGCTCGATGGCCCGAGATCATGTCGTAAAAAT TAATATTTCTGGTGTTTCTTTGAAGGGTTTTGTTTCACCGAACTTGCATTTTATCACGTCTTTGCAAGAACT GATATTGCATGGAAATACACTGATCGGTACAATACCAAAGGAGATTGGCTTGTTGAAAAACTTAAAGGTCTTGGATTTGGGTTCTAACCAGCTAACAGGACCAATTCCTCTCCAGCTTGGTAACTTGTCAAACATTATTAAAAT AAACCTTCAAGCCAATGCATTAACGGGTAAACTGCCCTCTGAGATTGGTGATTTGAAATATCTTCAGGAACTTCGTCTGGACAGAAATAAGCTCAAAGGAACACTGCCTGCCAGTAACGGCTCAAATTCTACATCCAGTGCGCATGGCAT GTATGTCTCTGGTGCCAAACCTACTGGTCTTTGTCGTTTATCTCAACTGAGAGTTGCTGATTTCTCCTTCAACTTCTTCTTTGGAAGCATACCGAAGTGTCTGGATTACCTTACAAA ATCTAGCTTTCAAGGAAATTGCCTTCAAGCAAAAGATCCCAAGCAGCGGTCTACTGCTTTATGTG GAAGCACTCCACCTGCCAAAAGCCATGCAGCGCAGACCAATAATAAGCATCGGCTTGTTGAAGGAAGAGCCAAACATCAGTCTGCTTCGAAACCTACCTGGCTTTTAGCTTTAGAAGTGGTGACCGGAGTTATTGCAGGTTCTCTCTTACTTGTGGCTATTCTGACTGCCATTCAGAAGTGTAAGAACAAATCTTCAATTATCATCCCTTGGAAGAAATCAGCAAGTGAGAAAGACCATATGACTGTTTATGTAG ATACCGAGATGCTAAAGGATGTTCTAAGATATAACAGACAAGAACTTGAGGTAGCTTGTGAAGATTTCAGCAATATTATTGGATCCTCACCAGACAGCTTGGTTTACAAAGGAACCATGAAAGGCGGACCTGAAATTGCTGTAATTTCCCTTTGTATCAAAGAAGAGCAGTGGACCGCCTATCTAGAACTTTATTTTCAGAAAGAG ATAGCGGAATTGGCCAGAATAAACCATGACAACACTGCAAAACTTCTAGGTTACTGCAGAGAGAGCAGTCCATTCACACGGATGTTGGTGTTTGAGTATGCATCTAACGGGACATTATATGAACACCTTCATT ATGGAGAAGGATGCCAACTATCTTGGACGCGGCGAATGAAAATAGTTATTGGCATCGCTAAAGGACTAAAATATCTCCATTCGGAACTTGACCCACCATTTACTATATCGGAACTGAATTCAAATTCTGTGTATCTCACAGAAGATTTCTCTCCCAAG CTTGTTGATTTTGAAAGTTGGAAATCGATAATTGCTAGATCAGAAAAGAATTCTGGTGCTATCAGTAGTGAAGGAGCAATGTGTGTCCTTCCAAATTCTCTAGAGAGCCGTCATCTTGACATCCAGGGTAACATCTATGCATTTGGAGTACTACTGCTCGAAATAATCAGCGGAAGACCTCCATCTTGCAAAGACAAAGGGTGCTTAGTAGATTGG GCCAAAGAGTTCCTTGAAGTGCCAGAGGTATTGCCATATGTTGTAGATCCCGAGTTGAAACATTTCAAATATGAAGACCTCAAAGTGATTTGTGAGGTGGTGAATCTCTGTATCCACCCGAATTCCATTAGCAGGACTTCCATGAGAGATTTGTGTGTAATGTTGGAGAGTGAAATCGACACATCCATAACTGCAGAGCTCAAGGCGTCGTCTTTGGCATGGGCTGAGCTACTCTCATCCTAA
- the LOC132603845 gene encoding probable LRR receptor-like serine/threonine-protein kinase At1g63430 isoform X1, with the protein MKTWVLFGVLVTIGLFFLTCDAFPSNEVYALNNFREAIYEDPRMVFSNWNALDSDPCDWSGISCSMARDHVVKINISGVSLKGFVSPNLHFITSLQELILHGNTLIGTIPKEIGLLKNLKVLDLGSNQLTGPIPLQLGNLSNIIKINLQANALTGKLPSEIGDLKYLQELRLDRNKLKGTLPASNGSNSTSSAHGMYVSGAKPTGLCRLSQLRVADFSFNFFFGSIPKCLDYLTKSSFQGNCLQAKDPKQRSTALCGSTPPAKSHAAQTNNKHRLVEGRAKHQSASKPTWLLALEVVTGVIAGSLLLVAILTAIQKCKNKSSIIIPWKKSASEKDHMTVYVDTEMLKDVLRYNRQELEVACEDFSNIIGSSPDSLVYKGTMKGGPEIAVISLCIKEEQWTAYLELYFQKEIAELARINHDNTAKLLGYCRESSPFTRMLVFEYASNGTLYEHLHYGEGCQLSWTRRMKIVIGIAKGLKYLHSELDPPFTISELNSNSVYLTEDFSPKLVDFESWKSIIARSEKNSGAISSEGAMCVLPNSLESRHLDIQGNIYAFGVLLLEIISGRPPSCKDKGCLVDWAKEFLEVPEVLPYVVDPELKHFKYEDLKVICEVVNLCIHPNSISRTSMRDLCVMLESEIDTSITAELKASSLAWAELLSS; encoded by the exons atgaaaacttGGGTTTTATTTGGAGTTTTAGTTACTATTGGACTGTTTTTTCTGACATGTGATGCTTTTCCATCTAATGAAG TTTATGCTTTAAATAACTTCAGGGAAGCTATATATGAAGATCCACGTATGGTATTTTCAAATTGGAATGCTTTAGATTCAGATCCTTGTGACTGGTCTGGAATTTCTTGCTCGATGGCCCGAGATCATGTCGTAAAAAT TAATATTTCTGGTGTTTCTTTGAAGGGTTTTGTTTCACCGAACTTGCATTTTATCACGTCTTTGCAAGAACT GATATTGCATGGAAATACACTGATCGGTACAATACCAAAGGAGATTGGCTTGTTGAAAAACTTAAAGGTCTTGGATTTGGGTTCTAACCAGCTAACAGGACCAATTCCTCTCCAGCTTGGTAACTTGTCAAACATTATTAAAAT AAACCTTCAAGCCAATGCATTAACGGGTAAACTGCCCTCTGAGATTGGTGATTTGAAATATCTTCAGGAACTTCGTCTGGACAGAAATAAGCTCAAAGGAACACTGCCTGCCAGTAACGGCTCAAATTCTACATCCAGTGCGCATGGCAT GTATGTCTCTGGTGCCAAACCTACTGGTCTTTGTCGTTTATCTCAACTGAGAGTTGCTGATTTCTCCTTCAACTTCTTCTTTGGAAGCATACCGAAGTGTCTGGATTACCTTACAAA ATCTAGCTTTCAAGGAAATTGCCTTCAAGCAAAAGATCCCAAGCAGCGGTCTACTGCTTTATGTG GAAGCACTCCACCTGCCAAAAGCCATGCAGCGCAGACCAATAATAAGCATCGGCTTGTTGAAGGAAGAGCCAAACATCAGTCTGCTTCGAAACCTACCTGGCTTTTAGCTTTAGAAGTGGTGACCGGAGTTATTGCAGGTTCTCTCTTACTTGTGGCTATTCTGACTGCCATTCAGAAGTGTAAGAACAAATCTTCAATTATCATCCCTTGGAAGAAATCAGCAAGTGAGAAAGACCATATGACTGTTTATGTAG ATACCGAGATGCTAAAGGATGTTCTAAGATATAACAGACAAGAACTTGAGGTAGCTTGTGAAGATTTCAGCAATATTATTGGATCCTCACCAGACAGCTTGGTTTACAAAGGAACCATGAAAGGCGGACCTGAAATTGCTGTAATTTCCCTTTGTATCAAAGAAGAGCAGTGGACCGCCTATCTAGAACTTTATTTTCAGAAAGAG ATAGCGGAATTGGCCAGAATAAACCATGACAACACTGCAAAACTTCTAGGTTACTGCAGAGAGAGCAGTCCATTCACACGGATGTTGGTGTTTGAGTATGCATCTAACGGGACATTATATGAACACCTTCATT ATGGAGAAGGATGCCAACTATCTTGGACGCGGCGAATGAAAATAGTTATTGGCATCGCTAAAGGACTAAAATATCTCCATTCGGAACTTGACCCACCATTTACTATATCGGAACTGAATTCAAATTCTGTGTATCTCACAGAAGATTTCTCTCCCAAG CTTGTTGATTTTGAAAGTTGGAAATCGATAATTGCTAGATCAGAAAAGAATTCTGGTGCTATCAGTAGTGAAGGAGCAATGTGTGTCCTTCCAAATTCTCTAGAGAGCCGTCATCTTGACATCCAGGGTAACATCTATGCATTTGGAGTACTACTGCTCGAAATAATCAGCGGAAGACCTCCATCTTGCAAAGACAAAGGGTGCTTAGTAGATTGG GCCAAAGAGTTCCTTGAAGTGCCAGAGGTATTGCCATATGTTGTAGATCCCGAGTTGAAACATTTCAAATATGAAGACCTCAAAGTGATTTGTGAGGTGGTGAATCTCTGTATCCACCCGAATTCCATTAGCAGGACTTCCATGAGAGATTTGTGTGTAATGTTGGAGAGTGAAATCGACACATCCATAACTGCAGAGCTCAAGGCGTCGTCTTTGGCATGGGCTGAGCTACTCTCATCCTAA